The Raphanus sativus cultivar WK10039 unplaced genomic scaffold, ASM80110v3 Scaffold0985, whole genome shotgun sequence genome contains the following window.
TCTGATTAGATACTCTTTTACAACTTGCTCATGAATAAGACATGACTAGACATAGAGTTTCCTTATTGTTGATACAAAAAAAAGCTAACAACATTTCATAGGTTTttcagttgcaaaaaaaaaaaaaaacatttcatagGTTTTTAATATAAGTGTCTcacaaatacaaataaatatattttaaaggaaaaaatattattaatggtGTATTAAATATTGAatgatttattcaaaatattccaaataaaataccttaaaataattgaaatactcattcaataaaataatatgtatattttatctttatttgtaAAGTACTAATATAACAATCATTATAGATAACATGGCTTACTGAGGATTAATATCCAAATTAAACCGCCTCATGATCAGTGCTCAAACTCGTAAACGTCgacatattataaatttataactatacCAGAAAAATACATAATCAAAGGAACAAAAGACAAGTTATTATATGCACAACCAAGATATAAAGTTAATTATTACTTATTAGACACATCAATGAAAAACATCTTAGAAAATCAAGATCTTATCAAACATACAGCGATAAGTAAATCGAAGCCAAATTATAACACCATTCCACATCTAAAAATTTGTACTCTTAGGCTattcttaattaaaaaataagaaacaagaGATATGTAGACAAGACGTTGTAGCCCAATGGTTAGGACGGGTCCCCGCCTGCACCCAGGTagggggttcgatccacgccggagggaactaccttgcaacgctcttgtcacccacacggatatgggccatgctttcggcccatttgaaaaactgggaggggcgtctatccgtgggcattccttccccttggggattagtctgggccttctgggctgggatacccccaggttaaacaaaaaaaaaaaaaaaaacaagagatatgtatattttatattttgggaATATTCTTACAACCAGTCACATAtattgtataaaaaaaaaaaaaccgtttTCAAACCCATAAAAATACTTCAAAACTTTACCTtatgtgtataatatttttgtggatCAAAAAGAAGAGAATCTGTCAGAGAATTGAGGAAGGTAAAAATCATGCTGATCTTGGTGACTCCAGTGTGCATTATCAACGGTACTGGTTAGATCAAAGAGTGTTTGATCACCTCCACCACTTCCCCAATCCAACGGCTCAAATCCCATACTGGGATCAACCAGAGCCGTTCGATCCTCCAACTGCTGATGTACAGTATTACCTCCGAATTCGAACGGTGTCGTTTCAATAAAACCGCCCATACCGTCAGATGAGCCTTGTCCGAGCAACGTAGACCATTCTATCCCGTTTCCGTACAGTTTGAGATTATACATATCAGACGTAACCTTTGCTGTGACGGCGGTGGAGGTAGAGGCGGTGAGAGAAGAGGTCTCGCTGCTGCTTGGTTTCTCCTCTCCGTCTTGTGCAGTCGTTGGTTTGTCGGCGGTGGAAAGTGACGAAGACGGAGGCTGCTTAGACTTGGAACGTTTGGCTGTACGGCAACCACCACCGACGGGGACGTTACGGAGGACGCCGCCTTTGGTCCAGTAACGACGGCAGCTTTTGCAGAAGTGTCGAGGCTGAGAGTGGTTGTAGTTGTTGTAGTAGCAGAACTTTGTGTTGAGAGAGTTGCAACGAGGACACTTGAGAGATTGGTGATGGTTCAGGATATTGTTCTGATGCACTCTCATTCTCCGATCTCCACCTAGAAACCTCACCgtgcttcctcctcctcctccgccgcttCCGGTCATTGAGTAATCATGAATATCTTGCATTTTCCAAGAGAAAATAAGGAAACTTCTAATAAGGTTACAGTAGAgaaggggagagagagaagaagtaGTAAAGCATGGGATAGGCTTTTGTAACTCTGACACAGCAAATCTTTCATATGTCTGAACAGATAGTTCCTAATCGAATGTCGTTTATGCCCTTGTGATATTTTGTATTTCCtcagttttgataaaaaaatttcctGTTTTACaagatcttttaaatttttttagttgtgaaaattatttattgtattttcaatatgCATGAAACTTATagaaaatttatcttttatatatgttttgaagAATTATTTTACTATTTCCTAGTGTGTCTGTATTCAGAAGCTAGCTTCATGTCCAAATACTGTAATTGGCCCCATTAAGTTACATGAATATTATTATATCTTTCGCATCAAAacgattaattttcttaaactttcaatttcagttttttatttaaagcaAAAGAGTAGCATTAGAGTCCAGTAATTGATAAATTAGTGCTTGTACATCTCTTATTTTTCACATCAAACCCCaactttttctttaaaaatattaatacatatataaaaatacatattatggATTGAGCTACTAATCGGTTTCAATTCCCTGAAAAATTATTTGGTCCTCAACTTAGACACTCACagttgcaaaaagaaaaaaaaaacactaactGAATCTTCTACGTGTCTCAGACTTAGTCCACGTACGACGTTGATCGAACTGAACTACGTTGCTTGAACATGCTAGAATCATTTGTGATGTATACACAATCCAACATGAGTTGTAATGTGATTAAGAAAGTATTGGAATTTTACTTTGCGCGTGGAATAGAAACATGACATAATTGTGTTTTAGTACGAAGATTCTTTGGGGATTTGAAGTTTTGTATAGGTTTTGATGAATTACTTGCATTGTTTTCAAAGACTTGTATTAGGATATTAGTGGAGGCAGTGTAAAATAAAGCCGACAAGCCGTTGCTTATTGTGACATCTAATTTATAGCATCTAACtttgttgttgtgtgttttgggtttgactaaacatatttaaaa
Protein-coding sequences here:
- the LOC130503503 gene encoding dof zinc finger protein DOF5.4-like, which produces MQDIHDYSMTGSGGGGGGSTVRFLGGDRRMRVHQNNILNHHQSLKCPRCNSLNTKFCYYNNYNHSQPRHFCKSCRRYWTKGGVLRNVPVGGGCRTAKRSKSKQPPSSSLSTADKPTTAQDGEEKPSSSETSSLTASTSTAVTAKVTSDMYNLKLYGNGIEWSTLLGQGSSDGMGGFIETTPFEFGGNTVHQQLEDRTALVDPSMGFEPLDWGSGGGDQTLFDLTSTVDNAHWSHQDQHDFYLPQFSDRFSSF